gattattaagtattattaaggaaaatggaactcgtgacaacccggatccccgaccccggatttgggggtgttacaaatacTCTTCTGCCACGTAGCCATCAAGTGGTTGATTTTCTATTTTCTATTTAACGAATTAAAgactaattaaaaattaatattaaatagctagaaaattttaaaaattctacaAATATTACTATACACTCAAACAATTGTCtagataattataaaaataaaacatcatatttttattatatttccCCATTTTTTTATATCTATAAAAAAttgtaaaattataaaaataatatctaaattttttaaaaaaaatgtgtacatctctaaaattagtaggtaacatcatccgtacggttggatcgtcgaacaagaattttaaaaaaatagaatcaccacccggtACAAGACTAGGTAGCAGGAACCCACGTTggccgtaatttgactattataaaaacacacgatataaaatctaatttttttaaaaataatttataaatctctaaaattagtaggtaacatcatccgtacggttggtcgaacaagaattttaaaaaaatagaatcaccactcgggacaagacttggttataggaacccgtgttgaccgtaatttgattattataaaaacacacgatataaaaactaaattttttaaaaaaattacacatctctaaaattagtaggtaacatcatgCGTACGGTTAAATTGTTGAACAAGAATTTTGAAAAAATGgaatcaccactcgggacaagacttggttataggaacccgtgttgaccgtaatttgactattataaaaatacacgatgtaaaatctaatttttttaaaaaaaatttagacatatctaaattagtaggtatcatcatccaTATGGATAAATCgttgaacaaaaattttaaaaaaatagaatcatcaCTCGAGATaagacttggttataggaacccgtgttgaccgtaatttgactattataaaaagacacgatataaaatctaaatttttttaaaaacatttagacatctctaaaattagtaggtatcatcatccgtatggttggatcgttgaacaaaaaattaaaaaaaatagaatcaccacccgggACAAGACTACGTAATGGGAACCCGTGTGCACCGTGGTTTGACTAATATAAAAGCAtgtgatataaaatttattttttaaaaaaacaattacacatctctaaaatttgtaggtaacatcatccgcacggttggatcaattaaaaataattttaaaaaatttagaacatgaatataacaaataaattttaagaatagtACAATAACTAAGGCACCACTAAATAACCTACTGCAACACCAGAAAGCAAATGCAACGCTTGAAGTGCCAAGTCAGCAAGTGGGCCCCACTTGTGTAACGTCAGCATTTTGGGCCCCGCATGTGAGACCCACTGGTGTCACACGTCGGCATGGCACGTCACTAGTGGGACCCGTATGTGGGACCCACAAATGCCACGTCAGTAAAAATTGACCCCTCTAGCGGGACCCACATGACACGtcagcatgccacgtcagcaACTGTGGGTCCCAAACATGCCACCTCAGATTTATTTTTCATGTCAGCATTTATTAAAGACTTAATTGCATAAAAATGGTATGAGTTATAATTGTTTTGCACAAAAATGGCTAATATATAATAATAGGCACCCGTATAACTCATGTATAATTTTCTTGCCACCCGATTGCATTCTGTTAGTTATTTTTAACGGACGCTAGGGTTTTCATAAATTAAAGTTGTAATTGTACGAAGATGgcctaattataatattttttacaCAAAAATGATCAATCATGAAATTAAAATCAAAGAGCATTTGTAAGATAAATCAATCACGGAATAAAAAACCAAACAAAAGCTACAAATTAGCAAAAAAAACTTGTTTTTTATAAAGGTAAACGACTTTCCTTTTGTAAAATTAAAGAATCACACCTTAATCTACATTTCTGCGACATAGCCAAGACGGAAAAAAACACCTTAATCTATATTTCTGGGTCAGAGCCAAAACGGAAAATGGTAAACCATAAACCATGTTTCAAACATAAGCATTCAGAAGTATATTAAACTTAACGCATTAATCTTCATCTTCTTCGTCTCCATCTCCGCCACTAGTTTTTTTTTGAAGCAGTCTTATGGTTCCTTCACTTAACTCTATCAGGTCGACTACCAGCAAAGGGACTCGTAAGTGAAAAGTCAATATACTTATGATAATACACTTTCACCATGAACGAGGGAACATTAATCACCTGCCTTCCAAAATTATAATATCCACATAAAAATAAGTGTTAAAACATGCATATCAGCCATATCTTacttataattatttaatttcttATTTTCATGTATAGTCTGATAACATGGAAAAAATAATTAAGGATACTAATGAAAAATACTAATGTACCAACATTTCATGAATCCAAACTCCATATCGAATGGTAGGATTCAAAATTTTATGTTAGACAACATCTAGAAGTGATAGTTAGAGAATATCAAAGTTTTACATCTTAGGAACGAGACAATCCATACAAAATTATTACATTTTCAATAAGCACTTTAAGCTAATGAGCATGATGTAAAGAAATACCAAAATATTACAGTATAAAGCCAACACATATAGAATAAACTAAAGAGAGACCTTCAGGTTATACAGAAAAAGCCAAGAAATACACACAAAGTCATGCACTCAATTTCAcagaagaaatcagcaaaatcgTTCTTTTTAACAGGGTCTGACAGAAATGTAGAAAGATTTATATTTGCTCTTTAGTTTTTAATTCCATGACTGatttaatttataaatactcTTTGATTTTTAATTCTTTGATAGATCATTTTTGTGCAAAAAAATTATAATTCAGACCATTTTCGTGTAATTATATCTTTGATTTAAAAAAATCTTAACGTCCGTTAAAAATAACTAACGGAATGCAATCGGGTGACAAAATAATTATACATGAGTCATACGGGTGCCTATTATTATATATTAGCCATTTTGTGCAAATCAATTATAACTTATGCCATTGTCGTGCAATTAAGtctttattaaataaaaaaaatatgtaatGCAACGCTATGACCTCAACTGTTGCTCAACTGTTGCATGCTGCGCAACACTAACAGTTATTAGCAACGGTAGCTTCAATGTACTGCAACGTTTTCTCCACTGTGTTGCAATAAACTGAAAATTTTGTAGATAATGCAACGCTTTTCGTGCAACGCTGGATAAAAACCGTtacctatgtgcacttatggcgtagtgtgtTTAACATACATGCCTTTACCAGGTCTCCACAATGAAGCCATTTTATGCTGCATTGCCTGAAAATCGTTTGGAGATTCCGTCAGAAAACGACCCACTAAACACCACCTTGTATCAATGTCACTCAGATCCTCCGCTTCCCTTTCGTACACTAAACCTCCTTGTTCTTCATCTTCTAACGTGATCATTGCAAAGCTCTCCTCCATGTCCTGTAGTGTAATACTCTTCCCAGCCATTTAAAATCAAAGAAAAGCTAACTAAGAACTGTATACTCAACATCAATGACAGATCTAAAACAATGATTGACTTAAACAATTAAACACTCATATCGATAGACAAGACGCATGTTAGAAGATAAGACTTGCATTATTTATTAAGGGGAAAGAAAACACAGATAGGATTACTAAAGAGCTAATTCAGTTGAAGGGGAAAGAAAATACGTGGAAAGAAAACACAGATACCCACTATTCTTACTTATTTTCACTATATTATACATTTTCTTAACTTTCGTGCCCAAACGATTTATATACAAATTATTGGGACGGAGTATCTTTTTTATATGGGTCGATAAATTTGGATTGAATACGAAAGATGGAGtgaatttataaatttaaatttaattatttaattttaattttttaaattgttAAGTCGCGAACAAATTCAGCTCGACTAATTTTAACCCAACTTCTTTAACTCGCGGAAAAACTCGAATCGTCTATTAAAATGACTCAAATTTGTCAAATATTTGAGCTTGTTTAAGTTAAACAAACGGCTCGACTTATTTAAAAAATAACATAACTCACACTCATTTATCAAAAATCCAGTTCGACTTTACAATACACTTGACGTGGATTTTAGTACTTATACCCAAAGTTTTGCTAATAATCACCGAAAATAATTGTTATCTGCCTTCTAAAGATAGGGATAAAACTAAGAgggtatttttattttttttgatgGAAATTACttgcaaaagaaggaaaagaaaagaGCATGATCATTAATCAAAAAGCCATTCTTAACCTAAAAGTCTACAACAATGGTCTATACATAACTTCTGAAAACACTAACATGATGAGAGAAGTAAATCTTAACATGGCTGTATATATTTTCAAGTTACATTTCTATGTTTAATAAAGGGAGATGGCTAAATATAAGTAAACTTGGATATGTGGTTTAAAATGTACATTTTTTGCCAAATGCCAGATATGGTTTCCTCACAGGCAGCCTAAATTTGAGGCGTTGAAATATGAAGCATGAGTGGGTTTGATTGAATGTAGCAAGtatatataaattaattagtCATGCAAAAAACATATACTACATGACATTTTGTTATAATTTTGTACAATGAGGCATTTTAATAATAACATGATTTTTGCAACTTTGATGTTGTCCCTGCTTGTTCTGGGAACATCATTTGATGTTACAATGGCGTTACCCGGTCCCTGCTTCGACAAGTGCCATGAGCGCTGCGCGGAGCAGGATGTTTTACCAGTAGACGCATGTAAATGGGAATGTGGCTGCCCGTTTCCTGAAGGATGGGCCGCTCCTCCTCCCCGTTGATCTCCCTAGCTACGTACTCGTGGTCTGGTGCGGTCACACGATTCAGTAgagtaatttttattttttgataattatttGTATATTATCTAATTGTATAGTGCCAGGTTGAAGAACAAGAAGGGAGATTTTTAGGCCCTCCTTCGGCCTAAAAACCAGATTTGTGATCCATACACTCAGCTTATAATTCCAATTTTTGTATAATAATTTTTGTGTCCGTAAATGTAACATGTTTATGTTTCTCTGTATGTTAGCATAGCATGACTCTGCTGTTTTGAAGTTGTGTGTTCTAGTAGTCTGGAATATTAATTGAACACTACATATACAAGTTTTTTTTTGCTCAGGCCAAATAAAGACCTGCAAACTCCAAATTGATGATAATAAAACTAACAAAAATATAACTAAACCAACCTTGCGTGCAGATCATTTGTCCACGGTAGTAATTTTATCTTCAAAGAATGCTTTTCGTTTATTTATAGTGGTGGAGGATGGTGTAGTATGTATTTCATAGTAGCGGCTACTGAAAGCGATTTGCATTGTTTACTGAGTAGGTTTTTAGGATGTGTGAATCTGCTTGATTTATGATTCCAAACATAATTTTGTTATTTTGTAGTCATTGTTTCACCTATTTATAGTGGTGGAGGATGGCGTAGGACGTATATCATAGTAGCAGCTATGAAAGCGATTTGTGTTGTTTACTGAGTAGGTTTTTGGATGTGTGAATCTGCTCGATACATGGTTCCAAACATAATTTTGTTATTTTGTATAACTTCAAAACATATAGATTTCATAACTTCACTGCAGACATAGACCAACAGGAGTATTTTTATTTGATACATTAGGAGATCAGTTTCAGGCCTATTTCTTGAGGAAGGAGGCAGCCCTTGTGATTTCCCTGAGGGGCTTGTCTGTGAATCTGATAATATTGTAAACCCCAGCACCAGCTATAGCTCCCAGTATAGGACCCAATAAATATATCCAGACACTGTCGTAGCGGCTTGACACCAACACTGGCCCCAAAGTCCTTGCTGGATTCATTGACCCCCCTGTTATTGGCCTGTCAACCAAAAGTAATCAACTCGCATTTAGACATACATACGCTAATTAACAGGAAATCATTTAGATGACATTTATCTATGGTTTGATTAGCTTCTCGTTCTTTAAATCAGAAAGAGGGTTATTATTTGTAAGCAATCCAATGTAACATACGCAGCAATCATCACGTTAAGCAACACGGTGGCTCCAATTGCAAGCCCAGCAAGTTCACCGATCTGCATTAGAAATCAAAAAGAGAAGGATAAGTATGAAATTTTATGGTTAAAAGGCATTTGCATTGCATTTCATGtctttgttttttttttcttattACTCAATTGTACATTTTGAACCAAAGTAGAAATGATAACAAAATAAGCACCAAGGGAAACAAAAGAGAATATGCCAATGAATTAAGCACTCTACATTCACAACATATAATATGTAAATCTAAAGATATATTTAGTTGAGAAAAGGACTAACAGCTCGGTTATCAGTTGCCACAGCAGATATAACAAACATGAGGTAGAATGTTACTATAAACTCCAACACAAAAGATTGCAGATCTGTCCCAGTTGGTGATGCTCCGGGAAATTTGTCTTCTGATCCCTGAAAAAGCAACCGGTGACTTGCGCTTGCTAATGTAGCCCCAAGAATTTGTGCTGCAACATAAGCTGGAACCTAGTACAAGGAAATTTGATAAGATTAGGTTAGCAATTGTAAGAAGAAACTTAACACAAATAAGCAATCTAATCTAAGCTGTACTTGGAGCGATACCACCCATTATGTGGAATGGGGTATTTTTCTTAAAGGTTGTCTTTCTCATTTGTTTGTCATTTGCAAATCAGTAATCATTGTGAGAATTGATCAGTACCTTTGCGTTAATTTTACTGATTTGTCGTACACTTCTAGGAAAAGATGAATGGTTTAGGCATTTCCGCTAGGAATCACATTTTTATATTTAGGAACTAGGAACAAGAATAGGCATAGGACAGTTTTCCTTGAAACATCAGaagcatcaaaaataaatatatgtttACCTCCTTCCACGGAAATCTGTTGACAGATGCGAAAGCAATGGTGACAGCGGGATTGATATGGGCACCAGAAATGTGGCCAATTGAGTAAAACATCACCGTAACAGCCAGTCCCCATACTATTGCAATTCCCGGCAATGTAATTACACCGTTCTTCGCCATATTCACTATTATAGCGGCGTCCCCCACAAATATAAGAAAAAATGTGCCTAGGAACTCTGCAATCACCTGCATATTTATGTATTATCAATAATCGCTAATTAGTATTAGACTAATTTGCACTTTACATCCCAAAACTTTGGCTGAAACATTTaattttttaaactaaaacaGTTTGCACCCCAAACTTTAGAAACGCCGTCAATAAGCATCCCTTGAACGTTTCTGACGTTAAGTCAGACGTTAACGTTATTGGCAGAGGGGTATTTCTGTTAAtgtatattttcaaaaaatttatgcAAACGTAAATTACAGTCTCCATCCCATATTTTATCTTGAATCTCATTTTAAGTCTATAATTTTAAACTATAACAGTTTGCATCCcacaattattttaaataaataaataaatttatctaaaataattcaattttctttttcatcccacaattattttaaacaaataaataaatttatctaaagtaattcaattttctttttccaaatttatataatttaaaatgaaaTATAATAAATCAAAGTATAATATTCTCTCTATCCCactcaattctttacattggaATATGAGGGCTCGACACGCATTTTAAAACTCTTATGAAATATAGTTGCCtcgtttttttttaaattttttcttccaaataaaaatttaatgttaatttttttatacaaaaaagaaaattttaaaaatcaattatggTTCTATAATTTGTAATAGCCTCAATTATGAGACATATGGAgtattaaattaagaaaaaatagTAAATAATCATTAGCTAAATAAAATAAGCGTAACTTAAATAAAATAGTAAATTAATTTAAACGGACAagattatataatattattatatcTACCTGTACAATACCTAAAATATAtacttaaattcataaataacTTGTACTTTTataatttgtaaattttataaataaagtAATATCGTACTATAAAATTCTTAATcatctttctctctattttctttCTGATTTCAGTTATATTATAATTGTGAAAATAACACtgaattaattattattttatgagttttgTGTAAGTCATAAAATTGACTTTTATAAgtcataaaattttataaattgacTTTTAGACCTTAATATGCAACAAATATTGTAAAGATTCTGCATTAAACAATTATATAAACTAGACCAAATTAACTAATGGTACAGTTTTAAAATCCTAATGTGaacataaaaaataatataactcgatttattttttgataatttGAAATTATCATTATTTTTTTATAACTGAATTACAAAACTCTAGGATGCAAATTAAGATTTGAGGAAAATTCTAGGATGCAAActgaaatataaaaatattaccAAAAATGTCCTTCTGACAATTAACGTTAACGTCTGACTTAACAGCAAAACTACCAAAGGGATACAAAAAATCAACGTTTTTTAAGTTTAAGATGCAAACTGTTAAGGTTAAAAGTAATAGTACCAAAGTGAGATTCAGCCAAAGTTTTGGGATGCAAAGTGTTAATTAGTACGGATAATATTATTACTACTTAAGACCTTTAGTCGCAAAGCCGCCTGGTAAAAAAGACACGTCTAGTGGATTAGCTAGGTCTACCACTAGACAAAAATAACCTGTTCATACTACGCTGAGTTACCGACTTCTCTAAAATCTTTACTTTGTTAGTAGTACAGCTTAATTAAATTATACACTCAAAATCTCGATATTCTTACAAACAAACTTTGTTGAGTTAAAGTATCAAGTAATAATGTACCTTCTGTAAAAAGGGAAGAGTAACGAAGCAGCCATCATCCGAGACATAATCGTCGTTAGGTTTATGCACATCATCATCTGCAATTGAGAGAGCAAGAACGTTACCATTACTGTCTTTCATGTCAGCCATGTTTGTCCTATTTTTACTTCTCTCTGAGTTACTACTACCAAAAGAAACAAGTTCTCAGCAATGTAGTAGTGAGAAATGATTCATTTGAAAATCTTCTATTTATAGCTATCAAAAAACCAAATAAGTTGTGGCAGAAAAACAAAAAATAGATACTCTGATAATTGACAGCAAGTGACTACACATTATATATTTAGGATTAATTATCAAGTAGGTCACTTATTACGTCCAAATAtatcaagtgagtcactgatTACAAAACAGACTCAAATGTGTCActcatttaaaaatttgtatcaaaaatatcactctatcgttagtcgaaattcttaaaagtattatatattgagtttcacacattttttatgaatgatattacatccaaatgaaaggtTCCGAGTTCcactattttagataatatttttagattttttaaattttatcaactatttatttttatttttttgattattttctttgatttaaataaaaataaatagtagataaatttttaaaaatctaaaaatattatttaaaatactAGAACTCAGAATCTTTCATTTAGATGTaatatcatttataaaaaatgtgtgaaactcaatatataatacttttaagaatttCGAATAACGATAGAGTGAtctttttgatacaaaattttaAATGAGTGACACATTTGAGTCCGTTTTGTAATGagtgactcacttgatacatttggaCGGAATAAGTGACCTAGTTGATAATTACccctatatatttatatatatgtttaaATTTTGTCATTGTTGTAGTTTTTAGTAGATATCATAGAAAAGTGTGATGTTTTTGTCAGAAAATGGtaagtttgaggcatattttatatatgttcttgatatgattttcGGAAACTAATAtttggaggttgttccttgacatgaggatttaaattttcatatttggatctaagatattttcttagtgtaatccattaatatattgagacaaagttgcttgtttgaaatgggttatggtATTTTGTCCCACAgtggtattgtaaaagaaagatattgagtttatatagcatcttgtgttagtgttgtttacaactactagcataaatggaatgcttgtgtggcatagtgctagtgggaactcttatattttatttttctattacaagtttaattatttatattgattatttaattattaatataaaatatattgagtaaggattattttaatcatactctgaatatattttgtcatattaattaatcaggatataatttacactatattataatagccggaatagagataatttggttcaacggtttggttcaacgataattccctaattttgattattacaaaaatagataaatagcgttatatatctaataaactactaaattattaaactactactaaatatagtatacttatcctactaaactacgaatacaacttatcctattattaaaagatataaataatagtgttattTATCTGCTAAattactaaattgttaaactactagaaatagtctatttattctactaaattacgaccacatgttattctattatttttattataaattaataatcattatatatttatataaatattttaaaaatataataaaactggataaataaaaatttaaaatattaatgggaacccgtgcatcgcacgggatttatgctagtataaataataaggaaaacccattttgtttactttttctgtgttgttacttggtgtaccacatcgagtaaaatagaagaagagcaacttgagatgcctatatattgagaggtatacttgagattaaaatgaaacaagtctcggtgcctacctcgcaaacatatatgagtttttttgggcaaactgaggtgcgagtcgccgttgatcattgttggttctgtggccagattgatctgttgttgttttatcctggaagcgatattgctgcattccatcacagcttaagtggggggcaataatctcttcaagaacagtcaagtcctcttgaagggtttggcgactcagctgttgtgttcttcttcttatcagaatttggaaagcgataagagataaattttctttactttctttgtcaattacagtctttatagtttgttattgccttcgtgttttatttcgttagttggttatttgccatgttcttgttattatatatataactgcccattattgctgtgtagttagaattatacccaacaatcttgaagagattatctGTGTTATattaattagcaagatggttaacgaaattgctgatgttcctaaaattcttgagactggttctggttctggtggtactactaccattgactagaccacgtatcgttttccccatccaattgatttatcgggtatgcctaataaatttagtggtggagcttctttttctctttggcagaaaaagatgaaactctggttaacggttaagggtctattgttagtggtacagtatgatcctcctgggTTGGATCAAAAGAAAACTGAATCTGTTAAGGTTTATGCTTTATGGgatgagaaggatggggtggctagggcagccaattttggcatccttggagaacaccttgttcgatgtttattcatcagatgcctatactgctaaagtgttatgggataagctggaccaaacccataatactgattctcaaggatttgagaagtattctgtggctaggattcttgattttaagctggtggatggaaaatccacgactgaacaggttcatgagtttgagatgttagttcatgatttgggtgagtccggtatggtcttgcttgagaagtttcgagtgatgtctgtgattgaaaagctccctaagttttgggaagagtttgctctctccctgaaaagacagaaaggagagatcacatggactaacttgatgttggacatctcagtacaagagcaacacaagtccaaatagggacatgtgttgcctgtggaacatgggagctcgaaggtgaatgtagtgactgtaggacagaaaagaaaggtagtcactaagaaggctaacactaaacttgacaagaacaaggccaagaaaccaaaggcgaacaaaccatgttggtcttgtggacaggttggtcattggagcaaggactgtccaagtaagaaagctaagaaagctggaatggtagctcaagcaaatactgtgcttggacttggaaccacgaaTGAGCCAGTAGCTAAaatggtcattggtgaggttgttgcctctggaaccgatgacgAGTATGTTACTTACCACCCTatactactttccacttatctgtcacatgagtggttgattcatactggagctaatgtacatatttgtgttgatattatcttgtttgtatcttatcaactgtcatggagtgacagtgacgatggagaatgctagtgctgcacaagtgcttggaataggaaaagtggacctgaagtttgcttctgggtggattctatctctcactagagtgcatcatgttccctctattcgtagaaatattataagtggaagttgtttagttaagaacggctttgaactttctttaaaatgtaataaaatagttattactcatactggtacattctttggcaagggttacttgtctaatagtttgttttaataaatgttgaacccgttttgggtggttttattaatgatagtgttgcaccttctgttaattgtgtagaatcatctgatttgtggccttacgacttggtcatttaaattttggtgctcta
This genomic interval from Apium graveolens cultivar Ventura chromosome 8, ASM990537v1, whole genome shotgun sequence contains the following:
- the LOC141678379 gene encoding aquaporin NIP1-1-like encodes the protein MQVIAEFLGTFFLIFVGDAAIIVNMAKNGVITLPGIAIVWGLAVTVMFYSIGHISGAHINPAVTIAFASVNRFPWKEVPAYVAAQILGATLASASHRLLFQGSEDKFPGASPTGTDLQSFVLEFIVTFYLMFVISAVATDNRAIGELAGLAIGATVLLNVMIAAPITGGSMNPARTLGPVLVSSRYDSVWIYLLGPILGAIAGAGVYNIIRFTDKPLREITRAASFLKK